The stretch of DNA TGCTTCCCGGGGCGGTGGACGCATTCGCCATTATTATCGCCAGGACGTTCTTCCAGAGCTTGCCGGATGAACTACGGGAGGCCGCTGCCATCGACGGGTGTACCAATCTGCGCTACATCTGGAGCGTTGTCGTGCCGCTGTCCAAACCCATCATCGCTGTGCTTGTGCTGCTCGCCGTGGTCCGCCAATGGAATGGATTCTTTGACGCCCTGATTTATGTGAATGACTCCCACCTGTATCCGCTGCAGCTCATTCTGAGGAACATCCTGATCCAGAACCAGCCTTCCGGGGATATGCTGACGGACATTACGACACTCGTAGCCCAGCAAAAGGTGACTGAGCTGATTAAATTCGGAGTTATTATCGTAGCGGCGCTCCCATTGCTAACGCTGTATCCGCTGCTTCAACGCTATTTTGTCAAAGGCGTCATGATCGGTTCAGTCAAGGGATGAGGTGAAGCCGGGGCTGTTCTGCGAATGCGCTGAAAGGAGGTGGGGGCCTGGCGATTGTAAGGGTGGCAAGCGTCTGTATAGGGCAAGTCATCATAAGGGAGGTTTGATTTGCAATGAATAGAAAAATGTCCATAGTTCTTAGTGCGCTCCTGTTCGCTTCCGTCGTACTTACGGCATGCAGCGGCAGCAACGCTTCAAACAATACTCCGGCGGCAACGAATGCCGCATCGGGTGATGCAAGCAGCGGTGACACCACAGGTTTCCCGCTTAAGGAGAAACTGACGCTGAAGGCCGTGGCGAAGCGTCCCGCGCTCGCGCCGAGCGATTTCAACGATTTTGAACTGGCGAAGCGGATGGAGTCGGAGACCAATGTCCATGTGGACTGGACGACGATCGTCGATACGGATTACGACCAGAAGAAGAATCTGCTGCTGGCAAGCGGCGATTTGCCGGATATGTTCTACGGAGCCGCCTTTACGGACACGGAACTGCTGCATTACGGCCAGGACGGCACCATTATTCCGCTTAACGATCTGATCGACAAGCATATGCCCAACCTGAAGGCCCTTTTTGAAAAACGCCCGGATATCAAAGCGCTCGTTACGGCTCCCGACGGCAACATTTACTCGCTGCCGGTAGGCGAGGAACTGGGAAGCGGGCAGGAGGATATCGGGGCTAATCCGGACTTTTTGTATATTAATTCAGACTGGCTGAAGAATCTTGGACTTGAAATGCCGAAGACTTTGGAAGAATACCACAACGTTTTGAAAGCGTTTGAAGATAGAGATCCGAACAAGAACGGCAAGAAAGACGAAATTCCGCTCTCCTTCATCAACGCCTATTGGACCGGGGATATCGGCTATCTGTTCGGCGCGTTCGGCGAACCCGACAAAACATATCAGCCGGGCAATAACACCTACTCCGAGCATCTGAACGTCAAGGACGGAAAGGTATACTACGCTGCTCTGCAGCCGGGCTACAAAGAGGCAGTAAAATATTTTCACACCTGGTTTGAAGAAGGTCTAGTGGATATCGAATCCTTCACCCATAACGACGCGCAATACTTGGCAAAAGGCAAGACGCAAGATGAAACGCTGGGCTCCTTCCTCTGGTGGGACCATACCGACGTTGTCGGCGGGGAGCGGGATGATCACTATCCCATCGTGCCGCCGTTTAAAGACTTGGTAGTGAAATGGAATAACGGTTCGGCGATAGGCAGAGGCGGCACCGTGATTACGGAAGCGAACAAGAATCCGGAAGTGACCGCCGAGTGGCTCGACAAGCTGTATGATTCGGTCACGGCGGCAGAGGTCCATTGGGGCCCGATCGGCACATGGTTCGAGAAAGACGCAAATGGACTGCTCGTTCAGAAGAAAGATATCGAGAACCCGGGCGAATTCCGGCGGACGGTCGCTTTGGGAGGAGCGGGTGTCATTACCGGCGAGGATTTTGAGAAGGTAGTTGCTCCGGAACCGCGCGCGAAACAGCGGATGGACGATATCAAGAATATTTTCGTTCCGCAGATGGAGAAAGAGCATTTTCCGCTTATTTTCTTCACGGATCAAGAATTGCAGACGATCGACCGCTTGAAACCGGAAATCCAAACCTACACGAACAAGATGCGCGCCCAGTGGCTGATGGACGGCGGCGTGGATGAAGAGTGGGATAAATACACCGCCGATCTGAAAAAAATGGGTATCGAGGATCTGATGAAGGTCTATCAGGACGGCTACGACCGCTACATGCAAGCTCAGAAATAACAGCTTCGTAAAGAAAGCCGCACCTTAGGGCAAGCCGGAATGTCAGAATGCACTGGCTTGTCTCCTGTTAAAAACGCGGAAAGAATGGAGAGAACATGTTGAACGAGCCGATCGCGTACTGGACTTTTGACGAAGGCCGCGGAAATCAAGCGGCAGACTCCGTATCCGGCAAAATCGATACTGTACAATTCGCACTTAGCAAAGGACGTTTCCAGGCTCCGAGAGATCCGGTCTGGGCTGCGGGGGTAAAGGGGAAAGCCTTGTCTTTTGACGGCTACTCCACGTTCATCCGCCGTCCTGCCCCCTTAGCCGCTCAGCCTTCGGAGAATCTGACCATAACGGCGTGGGTTGCTCCGAGGACGTATGATTACGGGGCGGAGAATCGTCTGGCGGCCATTGTGAACCAGCATAACCGGGAGGGGAAGGAAGGCTATATTTTGGGCTTGTTCAAGCACGGGGCCTGGTCGCTCCAGGCGGGAACGGGCGGCGAATGGCTGGAGACATGGTCTACCGAGCCGGTTCCTTTGCATAGGTGGTCTTTTGTGTGCGCCGTCTTCGCGGGGAGCGAAGGGCGGATATCGCTGTATCTCAACGGGCGGAAAACGACGGAGACCACTCTCAATCAACCCTTGAAGATAACGCCCGGCAGCGCCGATTTGCTCATCGGGCGCAATAATGACGGAGTGATTTTGGCCGAAGCTTTCGTAATGAACAACTTTGACGGCTGGATGGACGAGTTGGCCATTTATGACCGGGCGCTGACGGAAGCCGAAATTCAGCAGCGGTATGAGCAGGATCTCCGGGGCCATGGCGGCGTTATTCCGTCTATCGACCGCAAGGCTATGGAAATTCCCAGGCAGTATTTCGCCGCCGACCGCCACCGTCCGCAGTATCATATGAATCCGCCGGGACACTGGATGAATGAGCCTCACGCCCCGCTTTATTTTGAGGGCCAGTATCACTTGTTCTACCAGCAGAATCCCCAGGGCCCGTTCTACCATTATATTCACTGGGGACATGCGGTTAGCCCGGATCTCGTTCACTGGCGGGACTTGCCCGCTGCGCTCAGCCCGGAGTCCGGGCTTGACCCGGACGGAATCTGGTCGGGAAGCGCCTCCTATGATCATGAAGGGCTGCCGGTGCTGTTCTATACCATTGGAAATAATGATGAGACTCCCAATCAGTCGATTGGTCTTGCGAGAAGCTCATTTTCTGAAGACGGCGATAACGATTTAAAGAGCTGGATAAAGCATCCAATCCCAATTATTAGGCAGGAGCGGGGAACGGGCTTGTTCGGAGAATTCCGCGATCCTTTTGTCTGGAAAGAAGACGGAATCTATTATATGCTTGTCGGAACGGGCGCGGGCGGGCAGGAAGAGGGCGGGACGGCTCTGGTGTATACCTCCTCCGATATGCTGGACTGGGAGTACCGGGGTCCTTTGTATATTAGCGACTATGGCAAATACCCTTATCTCGGGAAAGCCTGGGAGCTGCCGGTCCTGCTTCCGCTCCCGCTTGAAGGGAAAGAAGGTACGAGATCAGGCAAGCATGTCCTGCTCATCAGTCCCTGGGGAGAAGGCGCTAAGGTTGAGGTCAACTATTGGATTGGAGTTTGGGACCCTGAAACCTGCAAATTTCAACCAGATCATGAGGAGCCGGGATTGATTGACGTCGGCGATTTTCATTTCACGGGACCCAGCGGCATGGTCGATCCGCGGACCGGACGCTCGCTCGTGTTTACGATTGCGCAGGGCGAACGGACGCCGGAAATCGATTATGATTGCGGCTGGGCGCACGGCGCGGGAATGCCGGTATCGCTGTTCCTGCGGACCGATGGACGGCTTGGCGTAGAGCCGGTGGAAGAAACCGCGCTGCTCCGGGGAAGACGGCTCTTGTCCGTGGCCGGGAGCAGTCTGGAGGACATCAACCGGCAATTGGCTGGGGTCAGCGGAGACATGCTGGAAATTATACTGCGCTTCAATTCGTGTCAGGCTGAACAGGTCGGCATTTCCCTTCGCCGCTCGCTGGATGGAGCGGAAGAGACGGTCATCCGGTTTAACCGCCTGGAGCAGCGGCTTGAGGTTGACCGGACAAACACGACGCTCGACGCGAGGGAACGGACACGGGGAATTCAGGGAGGCGATCTTCCGATTGGCGAGGAAACCTTGCGGCTGCATATTTTTGTCGACCGGTCGCTGATCGAATGCTACGCCAATGGGCTTAAGAGTCTGACCACCAGAGCCTATCCGTCGCGGCTGGATGCGCTTGGCCTGCTGCTGTGGTCGGGCGGCCCGGCGGAGCAAATCGATATGGACGTATGGGAGATGGGCCCGGCTTACCCATCCCATTAATACAGAGAAAAAGGAGATGCAGGAGTGTCTACAAAATCATACAGTGAAACGTTCCGACCACAATTTCATTATTCGCCGGAGGCTAATTGGTTGAACGATCCCAACGGATTGGTATGGTATGAGGGAGAATATCACCTGTTCTATCAACATCATCCCCACAGCACGGTGTGGGGTCCCATGCACTGGGGTCATGCGGTAAGCAAAGACCTGGTCTACTGGGAAGAGCTCCCCATTGCGCTCTGGCCTGATCATAACGGGGCGATCTTCTCGGGAAGCGCGGTTGTGGACTGGCATGATACCACAGGTTTTTTTAATGGAGGCTCCGGCCTGGTGGCGGTATTTACCCATCATGATACGCAGACTCCAAGCGGGGTGCCGCGCCAGAGTCAGAGCCTCGCTTACAGCTCAGACAAGGGCCGAACCTGGACGATGTATGAAGGCAATCCGGTTCTGGAGGATGAGCGGCACGTGGATTACCGTGATCCGAAAGTGTTCTGGGACAGTGAGCGGGAACGGTGGGCGATGGTGCTCGCCGCCGGACAGCGCATTTTGTTCTATCATTCGCCTGATCTGATTCATTGGTCTTTCGGAAGCGAATTCGGCGCGTCGGAAGGCTCGCATGACGGGGTCTGGGAGTGCCCTGATCTGTTCAGGCTCCCTGTTGACGGGGGCAGCGGTGAATCCAAATGGGTGCTTATCGTCAGCATCGGCCCGAGTGATGAACTGGCAGAAGGTTCGCGGACCCAGTATTTTGTAGGCGAATACGACGGCGTCTCCTTTGTGAGCGACAACCCGCCGGATACCGTACTGTGGCTGGATCACGGCAGGGACAATTATGCTGGGGTGACCTGGTCGGACGTCCCCGCGCAGGATGGACGGAGGCTGTTCATCGGCTGGATGAACAACTGGAAATACGCCAATCTGCTGCCGACGGAAGCGTGGAGAGGAGCGATGACACTGCCAAGGGAGCTTGGGCTTGCGGTGTGCGAAGACGGCGTTCGGCTGCGCCAGATGCCGGTAAAGGAGCTTGAGGCACTGAGAGAAAAGGAATTTCGGATCAATCATGCGGTGATTAATGCTGGGGACGGCAATCTTTTGCAAGATATTCATGGAAGTGCGCTGGAAATTGAAGCGGAAATCAAGCTTACGGGCGCGTCAGCGTTCGGCTTTCGGATTCATGGCTCCGCCGGGCAGGGAACGGTTATCGGTTATGATGCGAGCCGCAGCTATGTGTTCATTGACCGCAGAAATGCCGGCATATCGGACTTTCATCCTGATTTCTCCTGCGAGCACGGAGCGGACCTGAAGCCCTCCGGCGATATCCTCAAGCTTCGGATTTTTGCCGATCATTCCTCTGTTGAAGTGTTTGCGGGCGACGGGCGTGTTGCACTGACGGATCAGGTTTTTCCAGGCCCCGAGCATCAGAACCTGGAGCTGTATGTTCAAGAAGGAAGCATTGAAATCATCTCTTTGCATGTATACGGCTTGAAATCCATTTGGGATTCTTCAAAATAAAGGGCGAAACCATCCCTTAAGACGGCAAACGAAGGGGCGTTCCATAAGCCATAGAAATGGCTGCTGGGGCGCCCTTTTATTTAGGCTGACCCGGGGAAATCGCTTACGAAATGATGGACGGAGAACATCCCGATGCATTCCCACCCGAGTTGAAGCGGGACAGTGCAAAAACCTGAGATAGTGCATCTTTGGGTCGCCTGAGAAGACCTGTTCTATAACGTGCCTGCAAAAATACACTCTTTTTCCCGTTCCGCCTCAAATTCAATCAGAACAGCCTCAAATCCCTGTATAATTGCAGGATTTCCCGGTGAATAAACGCTTTGGATTAAAAAAAGCTGCATTTTAGCTGTTTTGCAAGAATGCTGAACTAAGTCACACTCAACCCGATCTCGTTCCCCAACCTAATGCTGGAGAAATTGTCCTAATTTCTACAACGAAAGCCGGCAAGCCTTTCGATAACCGAAAGACCTGCCAGCTGCTTAACTTTGCTTTGCCATTCTGAATAGAGAAGGCGCTCTTGTCCATAGGAATATCCGCTTTTGGGACAGCCTCTTGATTATTTGGAAGAACGCTCAAACTTATTTCTTCATTCCTGCCCCGGCAATCAGTTCCCTTAGTTCGCCGTGGTTAAATCCCTTGACCGCTCTGCCGCCCGCTACGGTAACCGGAATGCCCATGAAGCCGAGACGTTCTACTTCCTGCTGATAATCCTCGCTTGCCATAATATCCCTGACCTCGAACGGGACGCCCTCACTCTGAAGCATTTGTTTCACCCGGCTGCAATCGCCGCAGCCCTCGGTGGAGTAGACGATCACTTGGGAACTCATTGACTTACAGCCTCTTTAATGCTCGATTGTGTAATTTTCCAGTGAGAGGTATTCCAGCGCACATCGCCATCCTCAAGCAGGAAGATTTGCGGAGACTCATGCTTGATGCCGAAATCTTCGGCGATTTTGTTGGACACCGGACGGTCCTCGATGACGAGCACGATGGCGGCGTCGGTATCATTGTCTTTCAAATAGGACTGGAACTCTTCATACGCTTTTGCGCTGATCGGACAGGTCGTACTGTGCTTGAACAGCAGCTTTTTTCCGGGCTTTGCAATATACTGCTCCAGATCCTCGGCGGAGTGGAGTTGCTGAATGGACATGATATCACCTTCCTTAATATAGTTGCTAATCAACAGTAATTGTACCTTAGATTGTAACATGTTTCAAAATTAAAGCAATCGGCATTCCAGCCTAAAGACAGCGGTAAAATGCCTTGGTGCTGCATGGTAAACGGGCAATCAGAGCTTCTTGTAATAAAACACCGTCTCATGCAGTTCCCCATCCGCCGACCGGGCATAACCCGGAATTCTGCCGGCTTCCACGTAGCCGAGCGATTGATACAGCAGGTTGGACGGATCGCCTTCGCGGGTATCAAGCACAAGTAGCGCTCGGCCATCCGCTGACGCGTACGCTTCTGCCGTTTCCATCAGCAGGCGGGCAATGCCCCGGCGGCGGCGCTCAGGATGGACCATCAGCTTGGCAATCTCCGCGCGGTGCAGTCCGTTCGGCTTCAGGGCAAGATGGAGCTGCACGCTTCCGGCAATTCCGCCTTCATCCCAAGCGGCCCATAATATAACGCCCTCACCCGGTACGCCCCGCCAATACTCTACAGCTTCCGCTTCGGAAAGCGGTGGCAGAAAACCGACGGATGCTCCGTCCTCCACCACAACGGTCAGCAGCCCGGCCAGCTCCCGTTCCAATCCTTCGTCTATTGCGCCGATTTGTTCTACACGAATCCCTGTTGTCATTAGCGCTGTCCCCTCTCCCGTCAGTCGGTCTAATCGGAAATGATTGTATACGCTACCCATTATACCGGGGGATGAAGAAGTTACCAATCCTAATTGCCAGGGCTGCGGCAGCGGCGGTCAGTCGCATAAGCTGATAAAGTGAAAAAAACAGGGACCGCCCCGGCTGTTTAGCCGAGAGGACAGTCCCTGTTAGATGCCTGGCCTTTAGGCCGGCTGCGATTCGATTACTGGAAGTTCCGGTTTTGGTTTGTGGAGAATTGTCCCGGTGCCTGAAGGCCTGTGCCAAAGGAAGATGACCCGGTGAAGGATGACCCGATCTGCGAAGATCCGATCTGCGAAGATCCGATGGAAGATCCTCCGATTGGGGAGCCGAAAGACGAATATCCGGTGAAAGATGTCCCGATAGGCGCAGATCCGATCGAAGAAGACCCTATTGGAGAACCAAAAGAGCGGGACGCAGGGTTTTGGAACACTGGTTGGTTGTAAGCCGAGCCAAATGTGCCGATTTGAGCCGATTGCTGCTCCACTTGACGGAACACTTGGGAAATTTGCTGCAATTGTTGAATGGCTGTTTGGTGGCCTTGCAGAACGGTCTGAATCGATTGAGCAGCTCTACGCTCACGGTTGGCCAGTTCCTCGAGCTGTCTTGCGTTTTGTTCTTCTTGCTGCAGAAGTTGTTGATACATTTGGCTGGATTGCTGTGTTTCGTTGATAAGCCGTTGAACAAGCTGCTCACCTTGGTTGATTTGATTGGAAATGTTCGTATTCAATGTTGTATCCTCCTTGTGGAATTAATTGATAACCGAAAATTATTATGCTTTGGCTCCATGTAAATTATTCATCCATCTTCCAGAAAATATTTGTGAACCCGTCCGTTTCCAATGCGGCGAAGCGGCGCCGGAAGCTGTTGTTCCAATTGGATAATCACCGGCTGAATGTTAGCTTTGGCCTGTACCATTCCTTCTTCCAATCTTAATATCGCCTCGCGGATAGAATGTAACATGTGATATATTACATGCAAAATAAGCGTGAGAGGAGCTCTGATGATGGATATTGCGGCTTTTCATTATATTGCAAACGAACAGGCTCGAAAGGCGAACCCCGATAAAACGCAGGTGCGGTCTATGGACCGTCAAGCGACAGAACAAGTAAAAAGGTTCCACAAAAGCTTTCCCGAATATGAGCCAACGCCTCTGCACAGCCTGAAAGCTTTATCTCGCAAGCTGAACGTGGGCGCTATATGGATCAAGGACGAATCGTACAGATTTGGACTTAACGCTTTTAAAGTGCTGGGAGGCTCTTATGCGGTCGGAAAATATCTGGCGAAGCGGCTCAATATGGATATCTCGGAGATTACATTCGAGAAGCTGCAAATGCCGGAGATTAAAGAGCGGCTAGGGGAGCTTACTTTCGTTACAGCTACTGACGGAAATCACGGCAGGGGGATTGCCTGGGCGGCCAATCGGCTGGGACAGAAATCCGTAGTATTCATGCCCAAAGGCTCATCGGCAGCCAGACTATATAATATAAGAAAGGAAGGGGCGGAAGCCTCAATAACTGAACTGAATTATGATGACACCGTAAGGTTGGCCAATCGGTATGCTGCCGAGCATAACGGAGTCTTGATTCAGGACAGCGCATGGGAAGGCTATGAGGAGATCCCTACCTGGATTATGCAAGGATACAGCACGCTGATTAATGAGACGATGGAGCAAATAAAGGCGGATGGACAGAATGCTCCGACCCATGTATTTCTTCAGGCGGGCGTCGGTTCATTTGCGGCAAGCGTGCTTGGCTATTACGTAGCGGAATTCGGCGACGACCGTCCGGCAACGATCATTGTCGAGCCCAGTGAAGCGGCATGCATCTATAAATCCGCCACGGAAAATGACGGAAAGCCCCATGCGGTAACAGGCGATCTGCCGACGATTATGGCGGGATTGGCCTGCGGGGAGCCCAGCACGGTAGCCTGGGGGATTTTAAGGGATTATGCGGATATGTATATTTCCTGTCCGGATGCTGTTTCGGCCAAGGCCATGAGAATGCTCGGAAATCCTTTACCCGGCGATCCTCAGATCATTTCCGGTGAATCCGGCGCCGTCGGATTGGGAGTTCTGAGTCTGATTCAGGAAGAACAAGCGCTGCGGGAAGTGGGGGAACGACTTCAATTGAACGAGAAATCGAGAGTTCTCATCATAAGCACAGAAGGTGATACGGACCCGGAGGGGTACAGGGATATCGTATGGAACGGCAAGTATCCTTCTTTTTAACCGGACCGGACATGTCTCGTTCATTTTTACATTTTGCGAAAGAAGGGGAAGCGCTTGGATAAGGCAAGCTTCGAACAACAACTCATCGAATGGAGACATGATCTACATAGGTTTCCTGAGACGGCTTTTGAAGAGAAAATGACGTCCGAATATATCGCCAAGGCTTTAACTGCGATGGGGCTCGAGGTTCATACCGGCATTGGCGGCACGGGAGTCGTTGCCAGCCTTAAGGTCGGAAGCGGTACGGGGATGATTGGAATCAGGGCGGACATGGACGCGCTTAACTTTACAGAGGAAGGGGAGCGCCCCTATGCTTCCCGAAATAAGGGCAAAATGCATGCCTGCGGTCATGATGGTCATATGGCCGCCCTGCTGGGCGCGGCTAAATTGTTGACCGAAAGAAAAAATTTCAATGGCACCGTCAGGTTTGTTTTTCAACCAGCCGAGGAGCCGGGAAAAGGCGCGCTTGCCATGATCGGGGAAGGGCTGCTGGAGCAGTTTCCGATGGATGAAATTTACGGGATGCATAATATGCCCGGCATGCCTGAAGGGACGATAGCAACCCGTGCGGGTGGAATTATGGCCTGTGAGGATAATTTTGTCATTCGGATCAAAGGGCAAGGTTCCCATGCCGCCCGGCCGCATATGAGCATAGACCCCTTGGTGATCGCCTCCGAGATTATTCTCGCTCTGCAAACGATCATTTCCCGTAATTTGGACCCGAATGTTCCGGCTGTAATATCCTGTACCGAGATCCATACGGACGGCATCCGGAATGCGATTCCGACGCATGTAGAGATCAAGGGGGACACCCGCAGCTACACGCCCGAGGTTCAACAGATGCTGGAAGAAAGAATGCAGGCCAT from Paenibacillus sophorae encodes:
- a CDS encoding LamG-like jellyroll fold domain-containing protein, with product MLNEPIAYWTFDEGRGNQAADSVSGKIDTVQFALSKGRFQAPRDPVWAAGVKGKALSFDGYSTFIRRPAPLAAQPSENLTITAWVAPRTYDYGAENRLAAIVNQHNREGKEGYILGLFKHGAWSLQAGTGGEWLETWSTEPVPLHRWSFVCAVFAGSEGRISLYLNGRKTTETTLNQPLKITPGSADLLIGRNNDGVILAEAFVMNNFDGWMDELAIYDRALTEAEIQQRYEQDLRGHGGVIPSIDRKAMEIPRQYFAADRHRPQYHMNPPGHWMNEPHAPLYFEGQYHLFYQQNPQGPFYHYIHWGHAVSPDLVHWRDLPAALSPESGLDPDGIWSGSASYDHEGLPVLFYTIGNNDETPNQSIGLARSSFSEDGDNDLKSWIKHPIPIIRQERGTGLFGEFRDPFVWKEDGIYYMLVGTGAGGQEEGGTALVYTSSDMLDWEYRGPLYISDYGKYPYLGKAWELPVLLPLPLEGKEGTRSGKHVLLISPWGEGAKVEVNYWIGVWDPETCKFQPDHEEPGLIDVGDFHFTGPSGMVDPRTGRSLVFTIAQGERTPEIDYDCGWAHGAGMPVSLFLRTDGRLGVEPVEETALLRGRRLLSVAGSSLEDINRQLAGVSGDMLEIILRFNSCQAEQVGISLRRSLDGAEETVIRFNRLEQRLEVDRTNTTLDARERTRGIQGGDLPIGEETLRLHIFVDRSLIECYANGLKSLTTRAYPSRLDALGLLLWSGGPAEQIDMDVWEMGPAYPSH
- a CDS encoding glycoside hydrolase family 32 protein, with protein sequence MSTKSYSETFRPQFHYSPEANWLNDPNGLVWYEGEYHLFYQHHPHSTVWGPMHWGHAVSKDLVYWEELPIALWPDHNGAIFSGSAVVDWHDTTGFFNGGSGLVAVFTHHDTQTPSGVPRQSQSLAYSSDKGRTWTMYEGNPVLEDERHVDYRDPKVFWDSERERWAMVLAAGQRILFYHSPDLIHWSFGSEFGASEGSHDGVWECPDLFRLPVDGGSGESKWVLIVSIGPSDELAEGSRTQYFVGEYDGVSFVSDNPPDTVLWLDHGRDNYAGVTWSDVPAQDGRRLFIGWMNNWKYANLLPTEAWRGAMTLPRELGLAVCEDGVRLRQMPVKELEALREKEFRINHAVINAGDGNLLQDIHGSALEIEAEIKLTGASAFGFRIHGSAGQGTVIGYDASRSYVFIDRRNAGISDFHPDFSCEHGADLKPSGDILKLRIFADHSSVEVFAGDGRVALTDQVFPGPEHQNLELYVQEGSIEIISLHVYGLKSIWDSSK
- a CDS encoding M20 aminoacylase family protein translates to MDKASFEQQLIEWRHDLHRFPETAFEEKMTSEYIAKALTAMGLEVHTGIGGTGVVASLKVGSGTGMIGIRADMDALNFTEEGERPYASRNKGKMHACGHDGHMAALLGAAKLLTERKNFNGTVRFVFQPAEEPGKGALAMIGEGLLEQFPMDEIYGMHNMPGMPEGTIATRAGGIMACEDNFVIRIKGQGSHAARPHMSIDPLVIASEIILALQTIISRNLDPNVPAVISCTEIHTDGIRNAIPTHVEIKGDTRSYTPEVQQMLEERMQAIIEGICSMHGAECQFEYTHEFAPTVNWKECVDVAVKAALNVAGEAKVDANVQQVMVSEDFSAFLQNIPGCFVFIGNGGASDGKGNIPLHNPAYDFNDNILKIGAEYFAELIRIRLPQ
- a CDS encoding carbohydrate ABC transporter permease codes for the protein MFRVKRKLKSDIAFDVVNFIVLGGFTLMILYPLYFIVIASISDPNQIYAGNVWLWPKSITFDGYRRIFSDNTIWIGYRNSLFYAALAAVISSVLTVMAAYPLSRKDLYGRNVFMMIFVVTLFFNGGIIPTYLLVKDLHMINTIWAVVLPGAVDAFAIIIARTFFQSLPDELREAAAIDGCTNLRYIWSVVVPLSKPIIAVLVLLAVVRQWNGFFDALIYVNDSHLYPLQLILRNILIQNQPSGDMLTDITTLVAQQKVTELIKFGVIIVAALPLLTLYPLLQRYFVKGVMIGSVKG
- the dpaL gene encoding diaminopropionate ammonia-lyase, coding for MMDIAAFHYIANEQARKANPDKTQVRSMDRQATEQVKRFHKSFPEYEPTPLHSLKALSRKLNVGAIWIKDESYRFGLNAFKVLGGSYAVGKYLAKRLNMDISEITFEKLQMPEIKERLGELTFVTATDGNHGRGIAWAANRLGQKSVVFMPKGSSAARLYNIRKEGAEASITELNYDDTVRLANRYAAEHNGVLIQDSAWEGYEEIPTWIMQGYSTLINETMEQIKADGQNAPTHVFLQAGVGSFAASVLGYYVAEFGDDRPATIIVEPSEAACIYKSATENDGKPHAVTGDLPTIMAGLACGEPSTVAWGILRDYADMYISCPDAVSAKAMRMLGNPLPGDPQIISGESGAVGLGVLSLIQEEQALREVGERLQLNEKSRVLIISTEGDTDPEGYRDIVWNGKYPSF
- a CDS encoding glutaredoxin family protein; amino-acid sequence: MSSQVIVYSTEGCGDCSRVKQMLQSEGVPFEVRDIMASEDYQQEVERLGFMGIPVTVAGGRAVKGFNHGELRELIAGAGMKK
- the ytxJ gene encoding bacillithiol system redox-active protein YtxJ, whose product is MSIQQLHSAEDLEQYIAKPGKKLLFKHSTTCPISAKAYEEFQSYLKDNDTDAAIVLVIEDRPVSNKIAEDFGIKHESPQIFLLEDGDVRWNTSHWKITQSSIKEAVSQ
- a CDS encoding GNAT family N-acetyltransferase, coding for MTTGIRVEQIGAIDEGLERELAGLLTVVVEDGASVGFLPPLSEAEAVEYWRGVPGEGVILWAAWDEGGIAGSVQLHLALKPNGLHRAEIAKLMVHPERRRRGIARLLMETAEAYASADGRALLVLDTREGDPSNLLYQSLGYVEAGRIPGYARSADGELHETVFYYKKL
- a CDS encoding extracellular solute-binding protein, encoding MNRKMSIVLSALLFASVVLTACSGSNASNNTPAATNAASGDASSGDTTGFPLKEKLTLKAVAKRPALAPSDFNDFELAKRMESETNVHVDWTTIVDTDYDQKKNLLLASGDLPDMFYGAAFTDTELLHYGQDGTIIPLNDLIDKHMPNLKALFEKRPDIKALVTAPDGNIYSLPVGEELGSGQEDIGANPDFLYINSDWLKNLGLEMPKTLEEYHNVLKAFEDRDPNKNGKKDEIPLSFINAYWTGDIGYLFGAFGEPDKTYQPGNNTYSEHLNVKDGKVYYAALQPGYKEAVKYFHTWFEEGLVDIESFTHNDAQYLAKGKTQDETLGSFLWWDHTDVVGGERDDHYPIVPPFKDLVVKWNNGSAIGRGGTVITEANKNPEVTAEWLDKLYDSVTAAEVHWGPIGTWFEKDANGLLVQKKDIENPGEFRRTVALGGAGVITGEDFEKVVAPEPRAKQRMDDIKNIFVPQMEKEHFPLIFFTDQELQTIDRLKPEIQTYTNKMRAQWLMDGGVDEEWDKYTADLKKMGIEDLMKVYQDGYDRYMQAQK